CGGTCTGGACGTCGATGCCCTGCGCATCGTCTCCGAGGGTGTCAACCGCGCCAAGGCGGGCACCGACGCCGGCGTCCTGCTGATCACGCACTACACGCGCATCCTGCGCTACATCACCCCCGACCAGGTCCACGTCTTCGTCGACGGGCGGATCGCCGAGCAGGGCGGGGCCGAGCTGGCCGACCGGCTCGAGGCCGAGGGATACGACCGCTTCCTGACGACGGGGGAGCCCGCCACGACCGCTGGAGCCTGAGCATGACGCCACAGCTGATCCCCGAGGGCGAGCTGGCCGCGATCCGCGGTCAGTTCCCCATCCTCGAGCGCACCGTGCGCGGGGGCAAGCCACTCGTCTACCTCGACTCCGGTGCGACCTCGCAGAAGCCGCTCGCCGTCCTGGACGCCGAGCGCGACTTCCTGCTCACGGCCAACTCGGCGCCCCACCGCGGGGCGCACGCGCTGTCCGAGGAAGCCACCGAGGCCTACGAGGGCGCCCGGGCGGCCATCGCCGGGCTCATTGGTGCGCAGGAGCGCGAGGTGGTCTTCACCAAGAACGCCACCGAGGCGCTCAACCTCGCCGCCTACGCCTTCTCCAACGCGGAGGTGGGATCCCCCCTTCGCGTCGGTGAAGGTGACGAGATCCTGATCACCGAGGCCGAGCACCACGCCAACCTCATCCCGTGGCAGGAGCTGTGCCGCCGCACCGGCGCCACCCTGCGCTGGATCGGCGTGACCGACGACGGTCGCCTCGACCTCGACCAGCTCGACGAGATGGTCACCGAGCGCACCAAGGTCGTGGCCTTCACCCACGCGTCCAACGTGCTGGGCGCCGTCAGCGACGTCCCGCGCATCGTGGCTGCGGCCAAGGCCGTCGGGGCGATCACGGTCCTCGACGCCTGCCAGTCGGTGCCGCACCTGCCGGTGGACGTCACCGAGCTCGGCGTCGACCTGCTCGCCTTCTCCGGCCACAAGATGTACGGCCCGAGCGGTATCGGTGTCCTGTGGGGTCGCTACGACCTCCTCGACCAGATGCCCGCCTTCCTCACCGGAGGCTCGATGATCGAGATCGTGCGGATGGAGGGCAGCACCTATGCGCCGCCGCCCACCCGCTTCGAGGCCGGCGTGCCGATGACCAGCCAGGCCATCGGCCTGGGTGCCGCCGTGCGCTGGATGCAGGACATCGGTGTCGAGCGGATCGCCGCGCACGAGCAGGCCCTCACGGCCCAGCTGCTCGAGGCGATCGCGCAGCGTCCGTGGCTGCGGCTCATCGGTCCGGCCGACGTCGTCCACCGCGGCGCCGCGGTCTCCTTCGTCGTCGACGGCGTCCACGCCCACGACGTGGGCCAGGTCCTCGACGACCACGGCGTCGCCGTCCGCGTGGGGCACCACTGTGCCTGGCCGCTGCACCGCGCCTTCGGTGTCGCTGCGACCACCCGCGCCTCGCTGGCCGTCTACAACACCCCGGCCGAGATCGACACGCTCGTCGCTGCGCTCGACCGTGTGCCGGCGATCTTCGGCGTCGAGACAGGAGCCGCCTGATGGACCTCTACCAAGAGCTCATCCTCGACCACTCCAAGCGTCAGTTCGGTCACGGCCTGCGTGAGGGCCACCTGGCCGAGGTGCACCACGTCAACCCCACCTGTGGTGACGAGGTGACGCTGCGCGTCCACCTCGACGGCACCGGGCACGACGCGACGATCACCGACATCTCCTACGAGGCGTTGGGCTGCTCGATCTCCATGGCGAGCACCTCGATCCTCGCGGAGGAGGTCACCGGTGACAGCATCGACGACGCGATGGTCGTGCACGAGGCGATGCGTCAGATGCTCACCAGCCGCGGCAAGAACTCTGGAGACGAAGAGGTCATCGGCGACGGCGTCGCCCTGGCCGGCGTCGCCCAGTACCCGGCACGCGTGAAGTGTGCTCTGCTGGGCTGGATGGCCCTCACCGACGCGCTGGCCCAGGCCGGCGTCGACATCGCGACCACATCCCAAGGAGAGACCGCATGACTGCCCAGGCACCCACCCCGAGCAATGTCGCTGATGTCGAGGAGGCGCTGCGCGACGTCGTCGACCCCGAGCTGGGGATCAACGTCGTCGACCTCGGCCTCGTCTACGGCATCACCGTCGACCCGCAGAACCACGCGGTCATCGACATGACCCTCACCTCCGCGGCCTGCCCGCTCACCGACGTCATCGAGGACCAGGTCAACCAGGCGCTCACCGACCTGGTCACGGACGCGCGGATCAACTGGGTCTGGATGCCGCCGTGGGGACCGGACAAGATCACCGACGACGGGCGCGAGCAGCTGCGCGCCCTCGGCTTCAACATCTGAGTCACCCCAGCATGTCCCGCACCGTCGAGGTGGCCCCGGCCCGCCTCGAGCGGTGGGTCGAAGGCTTTGCAGCCCGGCACGACGGCGCCACGCGCGCCGACGTGCCGGGCTCCTTCGTGCTCACCGGCGGTGATGGCTCGACGGCCACGGGGGAGCCCTTCGACCATGCCCGCATCGGCGTGGTCCTCGTGCGCCGCGGAGGTCACGCGGTCGGCCGTGACGAAGGGGGCGACCTCGTCGCCCACACCTGCGGCACCGCCTATGTGCAGGGCAGGACCAAGAAGGGCGGTTGGTCACAGCAGCGCTACGCCCGGCGGCGCGGCAACCAGGCCGACGGCGTGATCGACAAGGTGAGCGAGCTCGCCCTTCGGCATCTGGAGCCAGGGAGCGTGGACGCCCTGGTGCTCGGAGGCGACCGGCGCATGGCCGAGCAGGTGCTCGACGACGACCGCCTCGCCCACCTGCGCGACCTGCCGCGCCGGACCCTGTGGGACCTCCCCGACCCCAGGTTTGCTGTCCTCGAGGAAGCCGCCCGGAGGGCGCGCGCCATACGCATCACCCTCGAGGACGCCAGCGACCGAGGTTGATGGCCGGCACGTGACACCAGCGACGGGCGGTGAGGGTCGGCGCAGCATCAAGCCGAAGTCGAGAACGACAACGCGACCACACGACGACGACCCTTCGAGACGCTTGCTGCGCAAACTCCTCAGGGACCGGACTTCGGCAGCGCGCCGACCGTCATCGCCGGGAGCGGCCCTTCGACGCCGGCCCTTCGAGACGGCCCTTCGAGACGCTTGCTGCGCAAGCTCCTCAGGGACCGGGTCAGATGTTGTTGGGGTCGCTGACCTCGAAGGTGTCGCACTGGTTGACGGAGGTGGCGTTCATCCCGCGCAGCAGCCAGGCCTGACGGGCCTTGGCCGAGCCGTGGGTCCAGGACTCGGGCTGGACGCCACCACCGGACTTCTTCTGGATCTCGTCGTCGCCGACGGACTTGGCCGCACCCATGGCGTTGGTGACATCGGCGTCGCTGATGTCGGTGAGCAGCGCCTGGCCCTGGGCGTCCTTGGTCTCGGTGGCGTGCTGGATCCACATGCCGGCGAAGCAGTCGGCCATCAGCTCCACGCGTACGGCACCGGAGTCAGCGCCCTGCGGGTCCTTCTGGGCCTCGCCGAGCACACCGTAGACATTCTGGATGTGGTGGCCGTACTCGTGCGCGAGGACGTACAGCTCGGCGAGCACGCCGTCCTGGGCCCCGAGCTGCCGCTCCATGATGTCGAAGAAGTCGGTGTCGATGAAGATCTGCTCGTCGACGGGGCAGTAGAAGGGACCGACCTGGTTGCTCGCGGTGCCGCACTGGGACTGGGTCTGCCCCGTGTAGACGACGACCTTGTCGGGTCCGCGGAACTGCTGGTTGGCGTCCTGGAGGGCCTTGGCCAGGTCGGGCTGGTCGCTCCAGAAGTCCTGGAGGCTGTTCTCGCCGAGGACCATGAGGCACTCGCGATCGTTCTTGGCATCGGCGCCCGTCTTGCACTTCTCCGCCAGGCGCTGGTCGCTCTGGCCCTGGCCGGTGTCCTGCGGCGCACCACCACCGCCGAGCATGTCGCCGTTGCCGGTCAGGACGAGGATCACGGCGATGATCAGGCCGACGATTCCGCCACCTCCGGCGATCACAGGGCCCCGCCCTCGGCCGCCACCGCCACCGCCGCCGCCCATGCGCGAGGTGTCGAGCGAGGCGTTGTCGTTGATGCTCATGGGTGGTTCCTCCATGGGGCTCGGTCCGGGGGACCGGGACGGATGCGGTGACCCGAGGGTCTGCGACTTACACTAACCGGCGACCCACCGTTCGTACGTGCAGGAGAACCACCCGTGATCACAGCAAGCAGCATCGAGCTGCGGGCAGGCTCGCGGATCCTCCTGGATGGCGCGTCCTTCCGCATGGCGGCAGGAGACCGGGTCGGACTCGTGGGCCGCAACGGCGCCGGCAAGACCACCCTCACCAAGGTGCTGGCCGGTCAGGCGCAGGCCGCCTCGGGGCAGGTCACCTCCACCGGGGGCATCGGCTACCTGCCGCAGGACCCGCGCACCGGCGACCTCTCCGTCACCGGCCGTCAGCGCATCCTCTCCGCGCGCGGTCTGGACCGCATCGTCACCGACCTGCGCGCCACCGAGAAGAAGATGGCCAGCGCGGACCCGGAGACCCTGGAGAAGGCGATGGGGCGCTTCGGTCGGCTGCAGGAGGAGTTCGACGCGGCCGGCGGGTACGCCGCCGAGTCCGAGGCCGCGAGCATCGCCTCGGCCCTCGGGATCGACGAGGGGCGTCTGGACCAGAGCCTCGAGACGCTCTCGGGTGGCCAACGACGAAGGGTGGAGCTCGCCCGGATCCTCTTCTCCGGCAACGAGACCCTCCTGCTCGACGAGCCGACCAACCACCTCGACGCCGACTCGATCGGCTGGCTGCGCGAGCACCTGAAGAACTACAAGGGCGGGCTGATCATCATCAGCCACGACGTCGAGCTGCTCGAGGTCGTCGTCAACCGGGTCTTCCACCTCGACGCCAACCGGTGCGAGCTGGACATCTACAACATGGGCTGGAAGAACTACCTCCAGCAGCGCGAGACCGACGAGCGCCGCCGCAAGCGTGAGGTGCAGAACGCCACCAAGAAGGCGACCGTCCTGCTCGAGCAGGCCGACAAGATGCGCGCCAAGGCCACCAAGGCCACTGCGGCGCAGCAGATGATCAAGCGCGCCGAGCGGATGCTCGCCGGAGTCGAGGGGGAGCGCACCCAGGACCGGGTGGCCAAGCTGCGCTTCCCGGACCCGGCTCCCTGCGGGCGGACCCCCCTTCGTGCCTCTGGCCTGTCCCGCTCCTACGGGAGCCTGGAGATCTTCACCGACGTCGACCTGGCCATCGACCGGGGGACCAAGGTCGTCGTCCTCGGGCTCAACGGCGCCGGCAAGACGACGCTGCTGCGGATGCTCGCCGGGGTCGACGCACCGGACACCGGGCAGGTCGAGCCGGGGCACGGGCTGAAGCTCGGGTACTACGCCCAGGAGCACGAGAACCTCGACGTCGACCGGTCGGTGCTGGCCAACATGAAGTCGGCCGCACCCGACCTGGGCGAGACCGAGGTCCGCAAGGTGCTCGGCTCCTTCCTCTTCAGCGGCGACGACGTCAACAAGCCTGCCGGTGTGCTCTCCGGTGGCGAGAAGACCCGTTTGTCCCTCGCGCTGCTCGTCGTCTCCAGCGCCAACGTCCTGCTCCTCGACGAGCCGACCAACAACCTCGACCCCGCCAGCCGCGAGGAGATCCTCGGCGCGCTGTCGACCTTCAAGGGTGCCGTCGTCCTCGTGACCCACGACGAGGGCGCCGTCGACGCACTGCAGCCCGAGCGGATCCTGCTCCTGCCCGACGGCGTCGAGGACTTCTACAGCCCGGACTACCGGGACCTGGTCACCCTGGCCTGAGGCCCGCGCTCCACCACGTGAGACACATAACGGTGAGTTATGAGTTCCATAAGTGAGTCCCTACTATGGGTCGTGTGACTGTGACGACCCGACCCACGCGCACCAAGTCCAACGGAGCCTGGGCTGATGGTGACCGGACCCCGCTGAACCCCAACGAGGCGTTCAAGCAGGAGGACGACGCGCTCAACGTTCGTGCGCGCATCATCGACACCTACTCCCACGAGGGCTTCGACTCCATCGCCGAGGACGACCTCACGGGGCGCTTCCGCTGGATGGGTCTGTACACGCAGCGCAAGCCCGGCCTCGACGGAACCCACACCGGCGAGGATGACATCTCCGACTCGCGCTTCATGATGCGCGTCCGCAGCGACGGCGGCCAGCTGACCACCGAGCAGGTGCGCACCATCGCCGGGATCAGCACGGACTTCGCCCAGGACACCGCTGACATCTCCGACCGGCAGAACATCCAGCTGCACTACGTGCAGATCGAGGACGTGCCCGAGATCTGGCGCCGGCTCGAGTCGGTCGGTCTGTCGACGACCGAGGCCTGCGGTGACTGCCCTCGCACGATGATCGCCTCCCCGGTGGCGGGCATCGAGAAGGACGAGATCGTCGACGGCACCCCCGCCCTGCAGGAGATCAAGCGCAAGTTCATCGGCAACCCCGAGTTCTCCAACCTGCCGCGCAAGTACAAGACGGCGATCTCCGGATCCCCGACACACGACATCGCCCACGAGATCAACGACATCTCCTTCGTCGGCGTGGTCCACCCCGAGCTCGGTCCGGGCTTCGACGTGTGGGTGGGCGGTGGCCTCTCGGTCAAGCCGATCTTCGCCCAGCGTCTGGGCGTGTGGGTCTCGGTCGACGAGGTGCCCGAGATCTGGGAGGGCGTGACGAGCATCTTCCGCGACCACGGCTACCGTCGTCTGCGCAACAAGGCCCGGCTGAAGTTCCTCATGGCCGACTGGGGCCCGGAGAAGTTCCGCGAGATCCTCGAGAACGACTACCTCGGCCGTCGCCTGCCCGACGGACCGGAGGCGACGGTCGCTCCCGGCACTCGTCGCGACCACGTGGGGATCCACGAGCAGAAGGACGGTCGGGTCTGGGTCGGTGCGGCCCCCATCGCCGGGCGCATGACCGGCACCAAGCTCACCCGCCTGGCCGAGCTGGCAGAGGCCGTCGGCAGTCAGCGCATCCGATTCACCCCGCACCAGAAGGTGCTCGTCCTCGATGTGCCGCGAGCAGCTGCCGACCAGCTCGCCGTCGACCTCAAGGAGCTCGACCTCGAGGTCC
The genomic region above belongs to Janibacter limosus and contains:
- a CDS encoding cysteine desulfurase; translation: MTPQLIPEGELAAIRGQFPILERTVRGGKPLVYLDSGATSQKPLAVLDAERDFLLTANSAPHRGAHALSEEATEAYEGARAAIAGLIGAQEREVVFTKNATEALNLAAYAFSNAEVGSPLRVGEGDEILITEAEHHANLIPWQELCRRTGATLRWIGVTDDGRLDLDQLDEMVTERTKVVAFTHASNVLGAVSDVPRIVAAAKAVGAITVLDACQSVPHLPVDVTELGVDLLAFSGHKMYGPSGIGVLWGRYDLLDQMPAFLTGGSMIEIVRMEGSTYAPPPTRFEAGVPMTSQAIGLGAAVRWMQDIGVERIAAHEQALTAQLLEAIAQRPWLRLIGPADVVHRGAAVSFVVDGVHAHDVGQVLDDHGVAVRVGHHCAWPLHRAFGVAATTRASLAVYNTPAEIDTLVAALDRVPAIFGVETGAA
- the sufU gene encoding Fe-S cluster assembly sulfur transfer protein SufU, coding for MDLYQELILDHSKRQFGHGLREGHLAEVHHVNPTCGDEVTLRVHLDGTGHDATITDISYEALGCSISMASTSILAEEVTGDSIDDAMVVHEAMRQMLTSRGKNSGDEEVIGDGVALAGVAQYPARVKCALLGWMALTDALAQAGVDIATTSQGETA
- a CDS encoding metal-sulfur cluster assembly factor — encoded protein: MTAQAPTPSNVADVEEALRDVVDPELGINVVDLGLVYGITVDPQNHAVIDMTLTSAACPLTDVIEDQVNQALTDLVTDARINWVWMPPWGPDKITDDGREQLRALGFNI
- a CDS encoding acVLRF1 family peptidyl-tRNA hydrolase; the encoded protein is MSRTVEVAPARLERWVEGFAARHDGATRADVPGSFVLTGGDGSTATGEPFDHARIGVVLVRRGGHAVGRDEGGDLVAHTCGTAYVQGRTKKGGWSQQRYARRRGNQADGVIDKVSELALRHLEPGSVDALVLGGDRRMAEQVLDDDRLAHLRDLPRRTLWDLPDPRFAVLEEAARRARAIRITLEDASDRG
- the ypfJ gene encoding KPN_02809 family neutral zinc metallopeptidase gives rise to the protein MSINDNASLDTSRMGGGGGGGGRGRGPVIAGGGGIVGLIIAVILVLTGNGDMLGGGGAPQDTGQGQSDQRLAEKCKTGADAKNDRECLMVLGENSLQDFWSDQPDLAKALQDANQQFRGPDKVVVYTGQTQSQCGTASNQVGPFYCPVDEQIFIDTDFFDIMERQLGAQDGVLAELYVLAHEYGHHIQNVYGVLGEAQKDPQGADSGAVRVELMADCFAGMWIQHATETKDAQGQALLTDISDADVTNAMGAAKSVGDDEIQKKSGGGVQPESWTHGSAKARQAWLLRGMNATSVNQCDTFEVSDPNNI
- a CDS encoding ABC-F family ATP-binding cassette domain-containing protein; this translates as MITASSIELRAGSRILLDGASFRMAAGDRVGLVGRNGAGKTTLTKVLAGQAQAASGQVTSTGGIGYLPQDPRTGDLSVTGRQRILSARGLDRIVTDLRATEKKMASADPETLEKAMGRFGRLQEEFDAAGGYAAESEAASIASALGIDEGRLDQSLETLSGGQRRRVELARILFSGNETLLLDEPTNHLDADSIGWLREHLKNYKGGLIIISHDVELLEVVVNRVFHLDANRCELDIYNMGWKNYLQQRETDERRRKREVQNATKKATVLLEQADKMRAKATKATAAQQMIKRAERMLAGVEGERTQDRVAKLRFPDPAPCGRTPLRASGLSRSYGSLEIFTDVDLAIDRGTKVVVLGLNGAGKTTLLRMLAGVDAPDTGQVEPGHGLKLGYYAQEHENLDVDRSVLANMKSAAPDLGETEVRKVLGSFLFSGDDVNKPAGVLSGGEKTRLSLALLVVSSANVLLLDEPTNNLDPASREEILGALSTFKGAVVLVTHDEGAVDALQPERILLLPDGVEDFYSPDYRDLVTLA
- a CDS encoding nitrite/sulfite reductase — its product is MGRVTVTTRPTRTKSNGAWADGDRTPLNPNEAFKQEDDALNVRARIIDTYSHEGFDSIAEDDLTGRFRWMGLYTQRKPGLDGTHTGEDDISDSRFMMRVRSDGGQLTTEQVRTIAGISTDFAQDTADISDRQNIQLHYVQIEDVPEIWRRLESVGLSTTEACGDCPRTMIASPVAGIEKDEIVDGTPALQEIKRKFIGNPEFSNLPRKYKTAISGSPTHDIAHEINDISFVGVVHPELGPGFDVWVGGGLSVKPIFAQRLGVWVSVDEVPEIWEGVTSIFRDHGYRRLRNKARLKFLMADWGPEKFREILENDYLGRRLPDGPEATVAPGTRRDHVGIHEQKDGRVWVGAAPIAGRMTGTKLTRLAELAEAVGSQRIRFTPHQKVLVLDVPRAAADQLAVDLKELDLEVHPSEWRRNVLACTGLEFCKLALTDTKNRARWTVEELEKRLPDMDVPFSIHLNGCPNACARSQVADVGLKGMLEQKEDGTYIEVFQVLLGGSLAEDTALARKTRALKVAGDDLPDYIERLARTYLAQRADGESFASWVRQADEDDIR